A single window of Archangium gephyra DNA harbors:
- a CDS encoding response regulator, whose translation MAELTFSATILNVNDDNATRYLTTRTLRLAGYRVLEAANGEEALRLAAQERPDVVVLDVKLPDISGYDVCQRLRSQPHTASIAVMHTSATFVTPDKKVRGLEGGADAYLTEPFEGEELIATVRSLLRMRRAEQDLRRRAEHLTEADRRKDLFLAMLAHELRNPLAAITTAAGILERRAPADPKDARMVSIIQRQTNHLARLVDDLLDVSRLTRGKVELRQARVDLRGVLEQVLTVFRPQAEGRQLKLESSLPAVPMWMEADSTRLVQVFTNLLDNALKYTDAGGTLTVTAERLLSEDGSASARVRVKDTGIGIRPEILPSVFELFSQADESLERTRGGLGIGLTLVHNLVEMHGGRVEAHSDGPGRGSEFVVWLPLQPQAVDAEQEVVLPELVKRRRHILLVEDNTDARQALQDLLETWGHRVEVAADGLRGLELAVQRTPEVALVDIGLPGLDGYRMAEELRAKIGRGIRLVALTGYGGTDDHTRAREAGFDLHLVKPVKPDDLSRLLSEL comes from the coding sequence GTGGCTGAGCTGACTTTTTCCGCGACGATTCTCAACGTCAACGACGACAACGCGACACGCTATCTCACCACGCGCACCCTGCGGCTGGCGGGCTACCGCGTGCTCGAGGCGGCCAACGGAGAGGAGGCCCTGCGGCTGGCGGCCCAGGAGCGCCCGGACGTGGTGGTGCTGGACGTGAAGCTGCCGGACATCAGCGGCTACGATGTGTGCCAGCGGCTGCGGAGCCAGCCGCACACGGCCTCCATCGCGGTGATGCACACCTCGGCCACCTTCGTCACGCCGGACAAGAAGGTGCGCGGGCTGGAGGGCGGCGCGGACGCCTACCTCACCGAGCCCTTCGAGGGCGAGGAGCTGATCGCCACGGTGCGCTCGCTGCTGCGCATGCGGCGCGCGGAGCAGGATCTGCGGCGGCGCGCCGAGCACCTGACGGAGGCGGACCGGCGCAAGGATCTCTTCCTCGCCATGCTCGCGCACGAGCTGCGCAACCCCCTGGCCGCCATCACCACCGCGGCGGGCATCCTCGAGCGCCGCGCCCCGGCGGATCCGAAAGACGCGAGGATGGTCTCCATCATCCAGCGCCAGACGAACCACCTGGCGCGGCTGGTGGATGATCTGCTGGACGTGAGCCGGCTGACGCGGGGCAAGGTGGAGCTGCGCCAGGCGCGGGTGGACCTGCGGGGAGTGCTGGAGCAGGTGCTGACGGTGTTCCGTCCACAGGCGGAGGGCCGGCAGTTGAAGCTGGAGTCGAGCCTGCCGGCGGTGCCGATGTGGATGGAGGCGGACTCGACGCGGCTGGTGCAGGTGTTCACCAACCTGCTGGACAACGCGCTGAAGTACACGGACGCGGGTGGCACCCTCACGGTGACGGCGGAGCGCCTGCTGTCGGAAGACGGGAGCGCGAGCGCGCGGGTGCGGGTGAAGGACACGGGCATCGGCATCCGGCCGGAGATATTGCCCTCGGTGTTCGAGCTCTTCTCCCAGGCGGACGAGTCGCTGGAGCGCACGCGAGGCGGACTGGGCATCGGGCTGACGCTGGTGCACAACCTGGTGGAGATGCACGGCGGCCGGGTGGAGGCGCACAGCGACGGCCCGGGCCGGGGCAGCGAGTTCGTGGTGTGGCTGCCCTTGCAGCCCCAGGCGGTGGACGCGGAGCAGGAGGTGGTGCTGCCGGAGCTGGTGAAGCGGCGGCGGCACATCCTGCTGGTGGAGGACAACACGGACGCGAGGCAGGCGCTGCAGGACCTGCTCGAGACGTGGGGCCACCGGGTGGAGGTGGCGGCGGACGGACTGAGGGGCCTGGAGCTGGCGGTGCAGCGCACACCGGAAGTGGCGCTGGTGGACATCGGTCTGCCAGGGCTGGACGGGTACCGGATGGCGGAGGAGTTGCGGGCGAAGATCGGCCGGGGAATCCGGCTGGTGGCGCTCACGGGCTATGGCGGGACGGACGACCACACCCGGGCTCGCGAGGCGGGATTCGACCTGCACCTGGTGAAGCCCGTGAAGCCGGACGACCTGAGCCGCCTCCTGTCGGAGCTGTAG